Proteins encoded by one window of Rubrobacter indicoceani:
- the ispG gene encoding flavodoxin-dependent (E)-4-hydroxy-3-methylbut-2-enyl-diphosphate synthase — MTEAAVQERPVTSRQITVGGVPIGGGAEVAVQSMTNTMTYDVEATVQQVYDLNAAGADLVRVSVNGSKALEGFKQVVYRTPVPLIADIHFDYRMALGASDAGAACVRINPGNIGNDDRFRKVIEKCQENGTAMRIGVNSGSVEKRYWDLPKEEALVASALQKVEIAESMDFYNFKVSLKASHVPEMVEANRKFREHSDAPIHLGVTEAGTKLNGAIKTAAGFGQLLPYGIGDTIRVSLAENPVEEIPVAYSILSALNLRHRGPNVIACPSCARTLGFDVISMASKVEDALVGYEDHFTVAVMGCIVNGPGEARDADYGVAGGKDSGVIFAKGEPLRQVERDDIFEALFEEISKDGRK, encoded by the coding sequence ATGACAGAGGCAGCGGTGCAGGAGCGTCCGGTTACGAGTCGTCAGATCACGGTCGGCGGCGTGCCGATCGGGGGCGGGGCCGAGGTTGCGGTTCAGTCCATGACGAACACGATGACCTACGATGTCGAGGCCACGGTGCAGCAGGTCTACGACCTTAACGCCGCCGGGGCCGACCTCGTGCGCGTCTCGGTCAACGGCTCGAAGGCTCTGGAGGGTTTCAAGCAGGTTGTTTACCGGACGCCCGTGCCGCTTATCGCGGACATCCACTTCGACTACCGGATGGCGCTCGGCGCGTCGGACGCGGGGGCGGCGTGCGTCCGCATCAACCCCGGCAACATCGGCAACGACGACCGTTTCAGGAAGGTTATCGAAAAGTGCCAGGAGAACGGCACGGCCATGAGGATCGGGGTCAATTCCGGCTCGGTCGAGAAGCGTTACTGGGATTTGCCGAAGGAAGAGGCCCTTGTCGCGAGCGCGCTTCAGAAGGTCGAGATCGCCGAGAGCATGGACTTCTACAACTTCAAGGTCAGCCTGAAGGCAAGCCACGTCCCGGAGATGGTCGAGGCGAACCGGAAGTTCCGCGAGCACTCCGACGCGCCGATCCACCTCGGCGTGACCGAGGCCGGGACCAAGCTGAACGGCGCTATAAAGACCGCGGCGGGCTTCGGACAGCTTCTTCCGTACGGGATCGGGGACACCATCCGCGTATCGCTCGCCGAGAACCCGGTCGAGGAGATACCGGTCGCGTACTCGATACTCTCGGCGCTCAACCTTCGCCACCGCGGGCCGAACGTCATCGCCTGCCCGTCGTGCGCCCGGACGCTCGGCTTCGACGTTATAAGCATGGCGAGCAAGGTCGAGGATGCGCTCGTCGGCTACGAGGACCACTTCACCGTCGCGGTGATGGGCTGCATCGTCAACGGCCCCGGCGAGGCGCGCGACGCCGACTACGGGGTCGCGGGCGGCAAGGACAGCGGGGTTATCTTCGCCAAGGGCGAGCCGCTGCGCCAGGTCGAGCGCGACGATATCTTCGAGGCGCTCTTCGAGGAGATATCGAAGGACGGCCGGAAGTAG
- the rimP gene encoding ribosome maturation factor RimP, with amino-acid sequence MVETASLERLSRVVEEALPEGAELVEARFSGGPLLTLLIDNLRGSVDHEFTVRISRAISPALEGEGYDGMVEVSSPGIERPLTKPSHFERFTGHEARVRTSEAVDGTDGRRKFAGVIAGAGKSDFTLKLEDDGSEIAIDYANVTRAILKEDLDK; translated from the coding sequence GTGGTTGAAACGGCGAGTTTGGAGCGGTTGTCCAGGGTGGTCGAAGAGGCCCTGCCGGAGGGGGCCGAGCTTGTAGAGGCTCGGTTCTCGGGTGGGCCTCTTTTGACGCTGCTCATAGACAACCTGCGCGGCAGCGTGGACCACGAGTTCACGGTGCGGATCTCGCGGGCCATCTCTCCGGCGCTTGAAGGTGAAGGCTACGACGGGATGGTCGAGGTGTCCTCACCGGGCATCGAGCGCCCCCTGACGAAGCCGTCCCACTTCGAGCGTTTCACGGGGCATGAGGCGAGGGTTCGAACCTCGGAGGCGGTAGACGGGACCGACGGACGAAGAAAGTTCGCCGGGGTTATCGCCGGGGCGGGGAAGTCGGACTTCACGCTCAAGCTAGAGGACGATGGTTCGGAGATCGCAATAGACTACGCGAACGTAACACGGGCCATCCTCAAGGAGGATCTCGACAAATGA
- the nusA gene encoding transcription termination factor NusA, which yields MNTALLSALHDIETDKGIPFPTIVEVLEASLLSAYEEREGAEEGAEVVFDRETGDLRVVRDGEDITPTDFTRVAANAMRSNFIGRLNEVHNDRLLEEYGDRMGEVITGIVQQAHRRMTIVDLGQVEALLPASEQAPGERYENGQRLKVYLLEIREPGRSGPALTVSRRNEGLLRGLFTLEVPEIYDNLVEIKAVAREAGLRSKVAVWSNEMGIDPVGACVGPRGSRVRAVVSELRNEKIDIIQWDPDPARFIAKALSPARVREVYLDEDEQQAEVIVPDDQLSLAIGREGQNARLAVKLTDWKIDIKPESQAMDLEEDGEEWEPDEDSAMHRCRAVLSNGRRCANMALAGSLFCGIPSHQDQAKDFEEMVEG from the coding sequence ATGAATACCGCACTACTTTCCGCGCTGCACGACATAGAAACCGACAAGGGGATTCCGTTCCCCACGATAGTGGAAGTTCTTGAAGCCTCCCTGCTCTCGGCCTACGAGGAGCGCGAGGGCGCCGAAGAGGGGGCCGAGGTCGTCTTTGACCGGGAGACCGGTGATCTGCGGGTCGTCAGGGACGGTGAGGACATAACCCCGACGGACTTCACCCGCGTCGCGGCGAACGCGATGCGCAGCAACTTCATCGGGCGTCTGAACGAGGTCCACAACGATCGGCTCCTCGAAGAGTACGGCGACCGGATGGGCGAGGTCATAACCGGGATAGTCCAGCAGGCTCACCGCAGGATGACGATAGTGGATCTCGGGCAGGTCGAGGCCCTGCTCCCGGCCAGCGAGCAGGCGCCCGGTGAACGCTACGAAAACGGACAGCGGCTCAAGGTATATCTGCTGGAGATAAGGGAACCGGGCAGGAGCGGCCCCGCGCTCACCGTCAGCCGCCGCAACGAGGGTCTGCTGCGCGGTCTGTTCACGCTGGAAGTACCGGAGATCTACGACAACCTCGTGGAGATCAAGGCCGTAGCCCGCGAGGCGGGGCTTCGCTCGAAGGTCGCGGTCTGGTCGAACGAGATGGGCATAGACCCGGTCGGGGCGTGCGTTGGGCCGAGGGGCAGCCGGGTCCGCGCGGTCGTTTCGGAGCTTCGCAACGAGAAGATAGACATCATCCAGTGGGACCCCGACCCGGCCCGGTTTATCGCCAAAGCGCTTTCTCCGGCTCGCGTCCGGGAAGTGTATCTGGATGAGGACGAGCAGCAGGCCGAGGTTATAGTGCCGGACGATCAGCTCTCCCTGGCTATCGGGCGCGAGGGGCAGAACGCGCGGCTCGCGGTCAAGTTGACGGACTGGAAGATAGACATAAAGCCCGAGAGTCAGGCGATGGATCTGGAAGAAGACGGCGAGGAGTGGGAGCCGGACGAGGACTCGGCGATGCACCGCTGTCGCGCCGTTTTGTCGAACGGCAGGCGCTGCGCGAACATGGCGCTTGCCGGGTCGCTTTTCTGTGGCATCCCGTCGCATCAGGATCAGGCCAAAGACTTCGAGGAGATGGTCGAGGGCTAG